In Elusimicrobiota bacterium, the genomic window TTGTTTAGAAATTTTTTGAGCTACTGTATTGTCGTACATAGTTTTATTTTATTAAATCCTCAATTGAAACACCAAATGCTTTGGCCAATTTTGCCATAATAAGCACAGAGGGTTTTTTAATTACATTGCTCTCAATTTTTGTCAGGGTAGTGTATTTAACGCCAGATTTTTTAGCAAAATCCTC contains:
- a CDS encoding helix-turn-helix transcriptional regulator, whose translation is MATEINIGENVKKYRNKQGLSQEDFAKKSGVKYTTLTKIESNVIKKPSVLIMAKLAKAFGVSIEDLIK